In Sorghum bicolor cultivar BTx623 chromosome 10, Sorghum_bicolor_NCBIv3, whole genome shotgun sequence, one genomic interval encodes:
- the LOC8077328 gene encoding uncharacterized protein LOC8077328 — translation MAGRLDRPSSLALKPHHNSHPVPAPARTSVCSLPSSTAQATEILASWCLSSFNLLRRDHSPHSLVVVVVVMAAAPHDMHGVDSFAQLPFIPRGAAPARAAAPKTTPAPASSRVDAASIRLFGRDFPNDDQQQAATAHQLLLLKEDAVAAVGDGEETAAASAGGGERRFECHYCCRNFPTSQALGGHQNAHKRERQHARRAHLEASFAAHCGAYLPGAHLYGLFGYGGHTALPPPPHYTAATAAAVWAAGAVPGMCGGVGPVARPPVYGGVAVPGMWRPSRTPPGAGSGGGFVAAGRPVGADPAAGYGEMIMAGNDDKVAMSVVTSLPPLPSPSCLSGGQQSAEMIGRPELGHKDGVISLDLCL, via the coding sequence ATGGCCGGCCGCCTCGATCGGCCCTCGTCTCTCGCCTTAAAACCACACCACAACTCACACCCAGTTCCTGCTCCTGCGCGCACATCAGTGTGCTCACTGCCGAGCAGCACTGCACAGGCGACAGAAATCCTAGCTAGCTGGTGCCTGTCGTCGTTCAATTTACTGCGACGTGACCACAGTCCACACAgccttgtcgtcgtcgtcgttgtcatGGCCGCCGCACCTCATGACATGCACGGCGTCGACTCGTTCGCACAGCTGCCCTTCATCCCCCGCGGCGCTGCGCCTGCGCGTGCCGCGGCACCGAAGacgacgccggcgccggcgagcaGCAGGGTCGACGCCGCCAGCATCCGCCTCTTCGGCCGGGACTTCCCCAACGACGACCAGCAGCAGGCGGCCACGGCccaccagctgctgctgctcaagGAGGACGCCGTGGCCGCGGTCGGGGACGGGgaggagacggcggcggcgtccgcCGGCGGCGGGGAGAGGAGGTTCGAGTGCCACTACTGCTGCCGGAACTTCCCGACGTCGCAGGCGCTGGGCGGGCACCAGAACGCGCACAAGCGGGAGCGGCAGCACGCGCGGAGGGCGCACCTCGAGGCCTCCTTCGCCGCGCACTGCGGCGCCTACCTGCCCGGCGCGCACCTCTACGGCCTCTTCGGCTACGGCGGCCACACGGCGCTGCCACCACCGCCGCACTacacggcggcgacggcggcggccgtgTGGGCAGCTGGCGCCGTGCCGGGGATGTGCGGCGGCGTGGGGCCCGTGGCGCGGCCTCCCGTGTACGGCGGCGTGGCCGTGCCGGGGATGTGGAGGCCGTCGCGAACGCCACCTGGGGCTGGGAGTGGTGGCGGTTTTGTCGCGGCTGGCCGACCCGTGGGGGCCGATCCCGCCGCGGGGTACGGAGAGATGATCATGGCTGGCAACGACGACAAGGTGGCGATGAGCGTGGTGACGTCACTGCCC